The following coding sequences lie in one Deinococcus aerolatus genomic window:
- a CDS encoding DUF4172 domain-containing protein, giving the protein MASVWNHAAFGQGLAAQQKGALDALVPDMPQSSASEGEQLDAQQVRSFLAARPGLEPAGFPERGLRAEGPAT; this is encoded by the coding sequence CTGGCGTCCGTCTGGAACCACGCCGCGTTCGGCCAGGGCCTGGCCGCACAGCAAAAGGGGGCGTTGGACGCGCTGGTGCCGGACATGCCGCAAAGCAGCGCGAGCGAGGGCGAGCAGTTGGACGCGCAGCAGGTGCGCTCTTTTCTCGCCGCCCGCCCTGGCCTGGAGCCAGCGGGATTTCCTGAGCGCGGCCTGCGCGCCGAAGGCCCGGCCACCTGA
- a CDS encoding response regulator → MRTFAAAASRWEGDGFGVLLLDLALPDGFGLDLVSRGLALAGEVPVVVLSGLEDGAVAAQAVELGARVYVVKGPGAVQDLRAVL, encoded by the coding sequence GTGCGGACCTTCGCGGCAGCGGCCTCGCGCTGGGAGGGGGACGGCTTCGGCGTCCTGCTGCTGGATCTGGCCCTGCCGGACGGCTTTGGATTGGACCTGGTGAGCCGGGGGCTGGCGCTGGCCGGCGAGGTGCCGGTGGTGGTGCTGAGCGGACTTGAGGATGGGGCGGTGGCCGCGCAGGCGGTGGAGCTGGGCGCGCGGGTCTACGTGGTCAAGGGCCCAGGCGCTGTGCAGGATCTGCGGGCGGTCCTGTAA
- a CDS encoding ATP-binding protein, which translates to MPDLIGAPAAPSSLAEHLQDVTEALAAATTSAQVFDIVLRPALEAVGAVAGAVLLVSPAGDCLEIAATHGHADGARTVWQGGRLDDRVPAGDALKQQVALFFEDEDKLTAAYPGFEQRSSAVIPVASAVLPMVLAGQALGVIMLEFREPHHFTPGEKRFLSILSTQCALALGRGRHSAALQGQVAARTLELEQARARAEVLATLGDALQGARSPDAVAALALEPLAQGLGLSSAMVVQLGRGALEAAASWGEVLPAAAHLQAGGAALVEVPVLARVARTDEGEYHADDCVAWGGPTSLPMRAFAVEPIHTPGGSVAGFLCVWRRSEAEPWPGGDRDLLRRAAGTLGQALERTQNTAQLESYAQQIEEQRAALDAFVAYKTAVGSESDVLALARQAVKVVRAGLPHVSVAYYELDGELWTARVWSDDVPPEVAAEIQAGVPVDAPDFKKAAHTRAAVFADGWEAEGNGLPSTVAYGAVALLPLVVNGQTRSLFAAGTRDAHAWQEREKALIQAVVRGLDLTLDRTEITRRLQEQNAELDARSRALEGFANLTRDLSVEVETPTLVARAQEVVMSLLTPGYALYYERRSGLWRNTVQTGALGRMPGEGEALQAVIDAGFPYDGPQSLVVPWTTRQPFYQDTYQRGSDTDAAIVQHVNTVATLPVFVNGEIVGIICFVLFDARTWTGTDKAVMVTVVRSLGLALERARGVAELTRVSRFNELVLNSIGEGLTTIDRQGRTMLANPAALKMLGYAASDFVGRPQHALIHHSYPDGSPFPQEQCGIYASFADGSVHTGADEVFWRADGSSFPVEYISTPILNEAGETGGSVLVFRDVTERQRAEETLKRANEELRRSNAELEQFAYVASHDLQEPLRTVTSFSQLLASRYAGQIDDKGQLYIRMMGEGTARMSQLLHDLLAFSRVASGAAPPVRVNMTTLLTQVRHDLDAQIQQAGGEVVLGQVPDVLGNASQLHQLFQNLIGNALKFAHAGRPPTVHVEATRGGDWVRFSVQDNGIGVAPEYFERIFTIFQRLHTREQYEGSGIGLSIARKIVERHGGQLWLESTPGAGTTFFCTLPAPRGA; encoded by the coding sequence ATGCCCGATCTTATCGGGGCGCCCGCCGCGCCTTCCTCCCTGGCTGAGCACCTCCAGGACGTCACCGAAGCCCTCGCTGCTGCCACCACTTCCGCGCAGGTCTTCGACATCGTCCTCCGGCCTGCCCTGGAGGCGGTGGGCGCGGTTGCCGGCGCCGTTCTGCTGGTAAGCCCCGCGGGCGATTGCCTCGAGATCGCGGCCACGCATGGGCACGCGGACGGTGCGCGGACGGTCTGGCAAGGTGGCCGGCTGGACGACCGCGTGCCTGCTGGGGACGCCCTGAAACAGCAGGTCGCATTGTTCTTCGAGGACGAGGACAAGTTGACGGCGGCGTATCCCGGGTTCGAGCAGCGTAGCAGTGCTGTGATCCCGGTGGCCAGCGCCGTCCTGCCGATGGTGCTGGCGGGGCAGGCCCTGGGCGTCATCATGCTGGAGTTCCGCGAACCGCATCACTTCACTCCAGGAGAAAAGCGCTTCCTGAGCATCCTGAGCACGCAGTGCGCCCTGGCCCTGGGCCGTGGGCGCCACTCGGCGGCCCTGCAAGGTCAGGTGGCCGCGCGCACCCTGGAGCTCGAGCAGGCCAGGGCCCGCGCCGAAGTCCTGGCCACCCTGGGTGACGCGTTGCAAGGCGCCCGCTCGCCGGACGCTGTGGCGGCCCTGGCCCTGGAGCCCCTGGCCCAGGGGCTGGGCTTGAGCAGCGCCATGGTCGTGCAACTGGGGCGCGGCGCCCTGGAGGCGGCGGCCAGCTGGGGGGAAGTCCTGCCCGCGGCGGCGCACTTGCAGGCCGGGGGCGCCGCTCTGGTGGAGGTGCCCGTGCTGGCCAGGGTCGCCCGCACGGACGAGGGGGAGTACCACGCCGATGACTGCGTGGCCTGGGGCGGGCCCACCAGCCTGCCCATGCGGGCGTTTGCGGTGGAGCCTATTCACACGCCCGGGGGCAGCGTGGCTGGGTTCCTGTGTGTCTGGCGGCGCTCGGAGGCCGAGCCCTGGCCAGGGGGCGACCGCGACCTGCTGCGCCGCGCGGCGGGCACCCTCGGTCAGGCCCTGGAGCGCACCCAGAACACCGCGCAACTCGAGTCCTACGCGCAGCAGATTGAGGAGCAACGCGCGGCGCTCGACGCCTTCGTCGCGTACAAGACCGCGGTGGGCAGCGAGAGCGACGTGCTGGCGCTGGCGCGCCAGGCCGTGAAGGTGGTGCGCGCGGGGCTGCCGCACGTGAGCGTGGCGTACTACGAACTGGACGGTGAATTGTGGACTGCGCGGGTGTGGTCTGACGATGTGCCGCCCGAGGTTGCCGCAGAAATTCAGGCGGGCGTTCCCGTTGACGCCCCCGACTTCAAAAAGGCGGCGCACACGCGCGCCGCGGTGTTTGCCGACGGGTGGGAGGCGGAAGGCAACGGTCTGCCCAGCACGGTGGCGTACGGCGCCGTCGCTCTTTTGCCGCTGGTCGTGAACGGCCAGACGCGCAGCCTCTTCGCCGCGGGCACCCGCGACGCCCATGCGTGGCAGGAGCGCGAGAAAGCCCTGATTCAGGCAGTGGTGCGCGGCCTGGATCTCACGCTGGACCGCACGGAAATCACCCGGCGTCTCCAGGAACAGAACGCCGAACTCGACGCGCGCTCCCGGGCACTGGAGGGCTTTGCCAACCTCACCCGCGACCTGAGCGTGGAGGTGGAGACACCCACCCTGGTGGCGCGCGCCCAGGAGGTGGTGATGTCGCTGCTGACGCCGGGCTACGCGCTGTACTACGAACGCCGCAGCGGGTTGTGGCGCAACACAGTGCAGACCGGGGCTCTGGGCCGCATGCCTGGTGAAGGGGAGGCGCTCCAGGCGGTGATCGACGCGGGCTTCCCGTACGACGGCCCGCAGAGCCTGGTCGTGCCCTGGACGACCCGTCAACCCTTCTACCAAGACACGTATCAGCGGGGCAGCGACACCGACGCGGCCATCGTGCAGCACGTCAACACCGTGGCCACCCTGCCGGTGTTCGTGAACGGTGAGATCGTGGGCATCATCTGCTTCGTGCTGTTCGACGCCCGCACCTGGACCGGCACCGACAAGGCGGTGATGGTCACCGTGGTGCGCAGTCTGGGGCTGGCCCTGGAGCGCGCGCGGGGCGTGGCGGAACTGACCCGGGTGTCGCGGTTCAACGAACTGGTGCTGAACAGCATCGGGGAGGGCCTGACGACCATAGACCGGCAGGGGCGCACCATGCTGGCCAATCCCGCGGCACTGAAGATGCTGGGCTACGCAGCGTCAGATTTTGTGGGCCGCCCGCAACACGCGCTGATTCACCACTCGTACCCGGACGGTTCTCCCTTCCCCCAGGAGCAGTGCGGCATCTACGCAAGCTTCGCGGACGGCTCAGTTCACACTGGAGCAGACGAGGTGTTCTGGCGCGCTGACGGAAGTTCCTTTCCGGTGGAGTACATCAGCACGCCCATCCTGAACGAGGCAGGGGAGACGGGAGGCTCGGTGCTGGTGTTCCGGGACGTGACCGAACGCCAGCGGGCTGAGGAGACGCTGAAACGGGCCAACGAGGAACTTCGCCGGTCCAATGCCGAGCTCGAACAGTTCGCGTACGTCGCCAGCCATGACCTGCAAGAACCCTTGCGGACGGTGACCAGCTTCTCGCAGCTGCTGGCCAGCCGCTATGCCGGGCAGATCGACGATAAGGGCCAGCTGTACATCCGTATGATGGGCGAGGGCACGGCCCGGATGTCCCAGCTGCTGCACGATCTTCTGGCGTTCTCGCGGGTGGCCAGCGGCGCGGCGCCGCCTGTGCGGGTGAACATGACCACCCTTCTGACCCAGGTGAGGCACGACCTGGACGCGCAGATTCAGCAGGCTGGCGGGGAGGTTGTTCTGGGCCAGGTGCCAGACGTGCTGGGCAACGCGTCCCAGCTGCACCAGCTGTTCCAGAACCTGATCGGCAACGCCCTGAAGTTCGCCCACGCCGGGCGCCCGCCCACCGTGCACGTCGAGGCCACGCGGGGCGGGGACTGGGTGCGCTTCAGCGTGCAGGACAACGGCATCGGGGTCGCGCCCGAATATTTCGAGCGCATCTTCACGATCTTCCAGCGGCTGCACACCCGCGAGCAGTACGAGGGCAGCGGCATCGGGCTGTCGATCGCCCGCAAGATTGTCGAGCGGCATGGGGGCCAGTTGTGGCTGGAGAGTACGCCGGGCGCCGGCACGACCTTCTTTTGCACCCTCCCGGCGCCGCGGGGCGCATGA
- a CDS encoding phage NrS-1 polymerase family protein, with protein MPRLDHLQTTLPAELLELETWLPWLSLPRENGKVGKVPALPRAGVLRPIDCRGAGVTLAEAHDLARRHGAGGVGVVLAPDLGMAVLDLDAPLTRPAQTLLRDVAGYAERSPGGGVHVWLGGSLPRNRRQAGTEVLGSGFVAVTGAALGGRGCALGTLGPVLEQLGVAPPAAAPTLADREVLTRLYSAANGARARGLLETGDWAGPGYPPASEAELAAARLLRFYCTDPEQLARLMQGTALRRPKWQQGDYLERTIRHALELGGSVWRSPAA; from the coding sequence TTGCCCCGGCTCGATCACCTGCAGACCACGCTGCCGGCGGAATTGCTGGAACTGGAGACCTGGCTCCCGTGGCTCTCCCTGCCGCGTGAGAACGGCAAGGTGGGCAAAGTCCCGGCTCTCCCCAGAGCCGGCGTCCTGCGGCCTATTGATTGCCGTGGGGCCGGGGTGACACTGGCGGAGGCCCATGACCTGGCCCGCCGGCACGGCGCCGGCGGCGTGGGCGTGGTGCTGGCCCCGGATCTGGGGATGGCTGTCCTCGATCTCGACGCGCCGCTGACCCGTCCTGCCCAGACCCTGCTGCGGGACGTTGCCGGCTACGCGGAGCGCTCGCCCGGCGGTGGCGTCCATGTGTGGCTGGGCGGCAGCCTGCCACGTAATCGTCGGCAGGCGGGCACCGAGGTGTTGGGGAGCGGGTTCGTGGCCGTGACCGGCGCGGCGCTGGGTGGGCGAGGCTGTGCGCTGGGCACACTGGGGCCTGTGCTGGAGCAGCTGGGCGTTGCGCCCCCGGCGGCGGCCCCCACCCTGGCGGACCGTGAAGTGCTGACTCGGCTGTACTCGGCGGCCAACGGCGCCCGCGCGCGGGGGCTGCTGGAGACCGGGGACTGGGCCGGGCCGGGGTACCCACCGGCCAGCGAGGCTGAGCTGGCCGCAGCGCGCCTGCTCAGGTTCTACTGCACCGATCCGGAGCAATTGGCTCGTCTGATGCAGGGCACGGCGCTGCGCCGGCCGAAATGGCAGCAGGGCGATTACCTGGAGCGCACCATTCGGCACGCGCTCGAACTGGGTGGGTCCGTGTGGCGCAGTCCGGCCGCCTGA
- a CDS encoding zinc ribbon domain-containing protein produces the protein MHHTHHTHHVIRVDRSAYPQLKQAVASGQLQPSAEQLDVMTHGQVYRPAGPLLTAQMLVHDRELQLGHLAIAGEFYRLPEAEYTSIITASLGVYRQYPDVYPLLTALLTPMTPADETSWWQDVRGAAVQGRQLASGADMVDDIWTPTAWLRDRTRLIRLGGEWFVVLYVAQPPRRAVPEGHDVIGVDIGLHPLATAAWGQQHAVTWSLAQPAVPAGESAEVRTLAEVLTYAAARAALEDLMVQVLPQAGTLVLETIGYAQFRGDFTVAARRRAVADWHQSWGPQRAYARGIRVVRVPAAFTSQTCSACPAHTLGTRQGPTFTCPQGHVLNAHINAAKNLVRCYWGLQARARRRRAPAAPGVVRP, from the coding sequence ATGCACCACACCCACCACACCCACCACGTGATCCGCGTGGACCGCAGCGCGTATCCGCAGCTCAAACAGGCGGTCGCCTCGGGACAGCTGCAGCCCAGCGCCGAGCAGCTGGACGTGATGACCCACGGGCAGGTCTACCGCCCCGCCGGCCCGCTGCTGACCGCCCAGATGCTGGTGCATGACCGCGAGCTCCAGCTGGGGCATCTGGCCATTGCCGGCGAGTTCTATCGCCTCCCAGAGGCGGAATACACCTCCATCATCACCGCGTCGCTGGGGGTCTATCGCCAGTACCCGGACGTCTATCCGCTGCTGACCGCGCTGCTGACCCCGATGACGCCGGCGGACGAGACCAGCTGGTGGCAGGACGTGCGCGGGGCTGCCGTCCAGGGCCGCCAGCTGGCGAGCGGCGCGGACATGGTCGACGACATCTGGACGCCGACTGCGTGGCTGCGTGACCGCACGCGGCTGATCCGGCTGGGGGGCGAGTGGTTCGTCGTGCTGTACGTCGCCCAGCCCCCGCGCCGCGCCGTACCAGAGGGGCACGACGTGATCGGTGTCGACATCGGGCTGCACCCGCTGGCCACCGCAGCGTGGGGACAGCAGCACGCGGTGACGTGGAGCCTGGCGCAGCCCGCTGTGCCCGCGGGCGAGTCGGCCGAGGTCCGCACGCTCGCCGAAGTTCTGACGTACGCCGCGGCGCGCGCGGCCCTGGAGGATCTGATGGTGCAGGTGCTGCCCCAGGCGGGCACGCTGGTGCTGGAGACCATCGGCTACGCGCAGTTCCGGGGCGATTTCACGGTGGCCGCCCGCCGGCGCGCGGTGGCGGACTGGCACCAGTCGTGGGGGCCGCAGCGCGCGTACGCCCGGGGCATCCGGGTGGTGCGGGTTCCGGCGGCGTTCACCAGCCAGACGTGCAGCGCGTGTCCGGCGCACACCCTTGGCACGCGTCAGGGCCCGACGTTCACGTGTCCCCAGGGCCATGTGCTGAACGCCCACATCAACGCGGCGAAAAATCTGGTGCGCTGCTACTGGGGGCTGCAGGCCCGCGCCCGGCGCCGGCGCGCGCCGGCAGCACCGGGCGTGGTGCGCCCTTGA